In Glycine max cultivar Williams 82 chromosome 7, Glycine_max_v4.0, whole genome shotgun sequence, a single window of DNA contains:
- the LOC100801591 gene encoding endo-1,3;1,4-beta-D-glucanase isoform X4 yields the protein MSGPECCSNSPVLNPNAGAGHVEKLAALDSYLSGSPNSIAILLVSDVFGYEAPNLRNIADKVAAAGYYVVVPDFFYGDPYNPENASRPLSVWLKDHGTDKGSEAAKSIIEALKSKGVTAIGAAGFCWGGKVVVELAKSRLIQADVLLHPAFVSVDDIKGVDIPTAVLGAEIDKMSPPELVKQFEQVLTAKPGVDCFVKIFPKVSHGWTVRYNPEDAEAVKAAEEAHQDMLNWFAKHLK from the exons ATGTCAGGACCTGAGTGTTGCTCAAACTCACCAGTTCTGAACCCGAATGCAGGAGCTGGCCACGTTGAAAAACTCGCTGCTCTCGATTCCTATCTCTCTGGTTCCCCTAATTCCATTGCCATTCTTCTCGTCTCCGACGTTTTTG GATATGAAGCACCAAATTTAAG GAACATTGCAGACAAGGTTGCAGCTGCTGGGTATTATGTGGTTGTTCCTGACTTTTTCTATGGTGATCCCTATAATCCTGAGAATGCTAGCAGGCCTTTATCTGTTTGGTTGAAAGATCATGGCACG GACAAAGGATCAGAAGCTGCAAAATCCATAATTGaagctttgaaaagtaaaggtgtGACAGCTATTGGGGCTGCTGGATTTTGTTGGGGGG GTAAAGTCGTGGTTGAACTTGCAAAATCCAGACTAATCCAAGCTGATGTGCTATTACATCCAGCATTTGTCTCTGTGGATGATATCAAGG GTGTTGATATTCCAACAGCTGTGCTTGGAGCTGAGATTGACAAAATGTCACCTCCAGAGCTTGTAAAACAGTTTGAACAAGTCCTAACTGCTAAACCTGGG GTTGattgttttgttaaaatatttcctAAAGTTTCACACGGTTGGACTGTTAGATACAACCCTGAAGATGCAGAAGCTGTAAAGGCTGCAGAGGAGGCCCATCAGGACATGCTAAACTGGTTTGCTAAACATCTTAAGTAG
- the LOC100801591 gene encoding carboxymethylenebutenolidase homolog isoform X1: MSGPECCSNPPSLNPSRGCGHVDKVGGVDSYFSGSSHSKLALLMLSDVFGYEAPNLSLLTKLQLLGIMWLFLTSWMVNGAGHVEKLAALDSYLSGSPNSIAILLVSDVFGYEAPNLRNIADKVAAAGYYVVVPDFFYGDPYNPENASRPLSVWLKDHGTDKGSEAAKSIIEALKSKGVTAIGAAGFCWGGKVVVELAKSRLIQADVLLHPAFVSVDDIKGVDIPTAVLGAEIDKMSPPELVKQFEQVLTAKPGQVDCFVKIFPKVSHGWTVRYNPEDAEAVKAAEEAHQDMLNWFAKHLK, encoded by the exons atgtcAGGGCCTGAGTGCTGTTCAAATCCACCAAGCCTGAACCCCAGTAGAGGATGTGGGCATGTCGATAAAGTGGGAGGTGTCGATTCCTATTTCAGTGGCTCTTCTCACTCTAAACTCGCCCTTCTTATGCTCTCTGATGTCTTTg gctATGAAGCGCCAAATTTAAG TTTGCTGACAAAGTTGCAGCTGCTGGGTATTATGTGGTTGTTCCTGACCTCTTGGATGGTGAACG GAGCTGGCCACGTTGAAAAACTCGCTGCTCTCGATTCCTATCTCTCTGGTTCCCCTAATTCCATTGCCATTCTTCTCGTCTCCGACGTTTTTG GATATGAAGCACCAAATTTAAG GAACATTGCAGACAAGGTTGCAGCTGCTGGGTATTATGTGGTTGTTCCTGACTTTTTCTATGGTGATCCCTATAATCCTGAGAATGCTAGCAGGCCTTTATCTGTTTGGTTGAAAGATCATGGCACG GACAAAGGATCAGAAGCTGCAAAATCCATAATTGaagctttgaaaagtaaaggtgtGACAGCTATTGGGGCTGCTGGATTTTGTTGGGGGG GTAAAGTCGTGGTTGAACTTGCAAAATCCAGACTAATCCAAGCTGATGTGCTATTACATCCAGCATTTGTCTCTGTGGATGATATCAAGG GTGTTGATATTCCAACAGCTGTGCTTGGAGCTGAGATTGACAAAATGTCACCTCCAGAGCTTGTAAAACAGTTTGAACAAGTCCTAACTGCTAAACCTGGG CAGGTTGattgttttgttaaaatatttcctAAAGTTTCACACGGTTGGACTGTTAGATACAACCCTGAAGATGCAGAAGCTGTAAAGGCTGCAGAGGAGGCCCATCAGGACATGCTAAACTGGTTTGCTAAACATCTTAAGTAG
- the LOC100801591 gene encoding carboxymethylenebutenolidase homolog isoform X3 yields MSGPECCSNPPSLNPSRGCGHVDKVGGVDSYFSGSSHSKLALLMLSDVFGYEAPNLRKFADKVAAAGYYVVVPDLLDGAGHVEKLAALDSYLSGSPNSIAILLVSDVFGYEAPNLRNIADKVAAAGYYVVVPDFFYGDPYNPENASRPLSVWLKDHGTDKGSEAAKSIIEALKSKGVTAIGAAGFCWGGKVVVELAKSRLIQADVLLHPAFVSVDDIKGVDIPTAVLGAEIDKMSPPELVKQFEQVLTAKPGQVDCFVKIFPKVSHGWTVRYNPEDAEAVKAAEEAHQDMLNWFAKHLK; encoded by the exons atgtcAGGGCCTGAGTGCTGTTCAAATCCACCAAGCCTGAACCCCAGTAGAGGATGTGGGCATGTCGATAAAGTGGGAGGTGTCGATTCCTATTTCAGTGGCTCTTCTCACTCTAAACTCGCCCTTCTTATGCTCTCTGATGTCTTTg gctATGAAGCGCCAAATTTAAG GAAGTTTGCTGACAAAGTTGCAGCTGCTGGGTATTATGTGGTTGTTCCTGACCTCTTGGATG GAGCTGGCCACGTTGAAAAACTCGCTGCTCTCGATTCCTATCTCTCTGGTTCCCCTAATTCCATTGCCATTCTTCTCGTCTCCGACGTTTTTG GATATGAAGCACCAAATTTAAG GAACATTGCAGACAAGGTTGCAGCTGCTGGGTATTATGTGGTTGTTCCTGACTTTTTCTATGGTGATCCCTATAATCCTGAGAATGCTAGCAGGCCTTTATCTGTTTGGTTGAAAGATCATGGCACG GACAAAGGATCAGAAGCTGCAAAATCCATAATTGaagctttgaaaagtaaaggtgtGACAGCTATTGGGGCTGCTGGATTTTGTTGGGGGG GTAAAGTCGTGGTTGAACTTGCAAAATCCAGACTAATCCAAGCTGATGTGCTATTACATCCAGCATTTGTCTCTGTGGATGATATCAAGG GTGTTGATATTCCAACAGCTGTGCTTGGAGCTGAGATTGACAAAATGTCACCTCCAGAGCTTGTAAAACAGTTTGAACAAGTCCTAACTGCTAAACCTGGG CAGGTTGattgttttgttaaaatatttcctAAAGTTTCACACGGTTGGACTGTTAGATACAACCCTGAAGATGCAGAAGCTGTAAAGGCTGCAGAGGAGGCCCATCAGGACATGCTAAACTGGTTTGCTAAACATCTTAAGTAG
- the LOC100801591 gene encoding carboxymethylenebutenolidase homolog isoform X2, protein MSGPECCSNPPSLNPSRGCGHVDKVGGVDSYFSGSSHSKLALLMLSDVFGYEAPNLSLLTKLQLLGIMWLFLTSWMVNGAGHVEKLAALDSYLSGSPNSIAILLVSDVFGYEAPNLRNIADKVAAAGYYVVVPDFFYGDPYNPENASRPLSVWLKDHGTDKGSEAAKSIIEALKSKGVTAIGAAGFCWGGKVVVELAKSRLIQADVLLHPAFVSVDDIKGVDIPTAVLGAEIDKMSPPELVKQFEQVLTAKPGVDCFVKIFPKVSHGWTVRYNPEDAEAVKAAEEAHQDMLNWFAKHLK, encoded by the exons atgtcAGGGCCTGAGTGCTGTTCAAATCCACCAAGCCTGAACCCCAGTAGAGGATGTGGGCATGTCGATAAAGTGGGAGGTGTCGATTCCTATTTCAGTGGCTCTTCTCACTCTAAACTCGCCCTTCTTATGCTCTCTGATGTCTTTg gctATGAAGCGCCAAATTTAAG TTTGCTGACAAAGTTGCAGCTGCTGGGTATTATGTGGTTGTTCCTGACCTCTTGGATGGTGAACG GAGCTGGCCACGTTGAAAAACTCGCTGCTCTCGATTCCTATCTCTCTGGTTCCCCTAATTCCATTGCCATTCTTCTCGTCTCCGACGTTTTTG GATATGAAGCACCAAATTTAAG GAACATTGCAGACAAGGTTGCAGCTGCTGGGTATTATGTGGTTGTTCCTGACTTTTTCTATGGTGATCCCTATAATCCTGAGAATGCTAGCAGGCCTTTATCTGTTTGGTTGAAAGATCATGGCACG GACAAAGGATCAGAAGCTGCAAAATCCATAATTGaagctttgaaaagtaaaggtgtGACAGCTATTGGGGCTGCTGGATTTTGTTGGGGGG GTAAAGTCGTGGTTGAACTTGCAAAATCCAGACTAATCCAAGCTGATGTGCTATTACATCCAGCATTTGTCTCTGTGGATGATATCAAGG GTGTTGATATTCCAACAGCTGTGCTTGGAGCTGAGATTGACAAAATGTCACCTCCAGAGCTTGTAAAACAGTTTGAACAAGTCCTAACTGCTAAACCTGGG GTTGattgttttgttaaaatatttcctAAAGTTTCACACGGTTGGACTGTTAGATACAACCCTGAAGATGCAGAAGCTGTAAAGGCTGCAGAGGAGGCCCATCAGGACATGCTAAACTGGTTTGCTAAACATCTTAAGTAG
- the LOC100801591 gene encoding carboxymethylenebutenolidase homolog isoform X6, whose amino-acid sequence MSGPECCSNPPSLNPSRGCGHVDKVGGVDSYFSGSSHSKLALLMLSDVFGYEAPNLRKFADKVAAAGYYVVVPDLLDGAGHVEKLAALDSYLSGSPNSIAILLVSDVFGYEAPNLRNIADKVAAAGYYVVVPDFFYGDPYNPENASRPLSVWLKDHGTDKGSEAAKSIIEALKSKGVTAIGAAGFCWGGKVVVELAKSRLIQADVLLHPAFVSVDDIKGVDIPTAVLGAEIDKMSPPELVKQFEQVLTAKPGVDCFVKIFPKVSHGWTVRYNPEDAEAVKAAEEAHQDMLNWFAKHLK is encoded by the exons atgtcAGGGCCTGAGTGCTGTTCAAATCCACCAAGCCTGAACCCCAGTAGAGGATGTGGGCATGTCGATAAAGTGGGAGGTGTCGATTCCTATTTCAGTGGCTCTTCTCACTCTAAACTCGCCCTTCTTATGCTCTCTGATGTCTTTg gctATGAAGCGCCAAATTTAAG GAAGTTTGCTGACAAAGTTGCAGCTGCTGGGTATTATGTGGTTGTTCCTGACCTCTTGGATG GAGCTGGCCACGTTGAAAAACTCGCTGCTCTCGATTCCTATCTCTCTGGTTCCCCTAATTCCATTGCCATTCTTCTCGTCTCCGACGTTTTTG GATATGAAGCACCAAATTTAAG GAACATTGCAGACAAGGTTGCAGCTGCTGGGTATTATGTGGTTGTTCCTGACTTTTTCTATGGTGATCCCTATAATCCTGAGAATGCTAGCAGGCCTTTATCTGTTTGGTTGAAAGATCATGGCACG GACAAAGGATCAGAAGCTGCAAAATCCATAATTGaagctttgaaaagtaaaggtgtGACAGCTATTGGGGCTGCTGGATTTTGTTGGGGGG GTAAAGTCGTGGTTGAACTTGCAAAATCCAGACTAATCCAAGCTGATGTGCTATTACATCCAGCATTTGTCTCTGTGGATGATATCAAGG GTGTTGATATTCCAACAGCTGTGCTTGGAGCTGAGATTGACAAAATGTCACCTCCAGAGCTTGTAAAACAGTTTGAACAAGTCCTAACTGCTAAACCTGGG GTTGattgttttgttaaaatatttcctAAAGTTTCACACGGTTGGACTGTTAGATACAACCCTGAAGATGCAGAAGCTGTAAAGGCTGCAGAGGAGGCCCATCAGGACATGCTAAACTGGTTTGCTAAACATCTTAAGTAG
- the LOC100801591 gene encoding endo-1,3;1,4-beta-D-glucanase isoform X5 — protein sequence MSGPECCSNPPSLNPSRGCGHVDKVGGVDSYFSGSSHSKLALLMLSDVFGYEAPNLSLLTKLQLLGIMWLFLTSWMVNGAGHVEKLAALDSYLSGSPNSIAILLVSDVFGYEAPNLRNIADKVAAAGYYVVVPDFFYGDPYNPENASRPLSVWLKDHGTDKGSEAAKSIIEALKSKGVTAIGAAGFCWGGKVVVELAKSRLIQADVLLHPAFVSVDDIKG from the exons atgtcAGGGCCTGAGTGCTGTTCAAATCCACCAAGCCTGAACCCCAGTAGAGGATGTGGGCATGTCGATAAAGTGGGAGGTGTCGATTCCTATTTCAGTGGCTCTTCTCACTCTAAACTCGCCCTTCTTATGCTCTCTGATGTCTTTg gctATGAAGCGCCAAATTTAAG TTTGCTGACAAAGTTGCAGCTGCTGGGTATTATGTGGTTGTTCCTGACCTCTTGGATGGTGAACG GAGCTGGCCACGTTGAAAAACTCGCTGCTCTCGATTCCTATCTCTCTGGTTCCCCTAATTCCATTGCCATTCTTCTCGTCTCCGACGTTTTTG GATATGAAGCACCAAATTTAAG GAACATTGCAGACAAGGTTGCAGCTGCTGGGTATTATGTGGTTGTTCCTGACTTTTTCTATGGTGATCCCTATAATCCTGAGAATGCTAGCAGGCCTTTATCTGTTTGGTTGAAAGATCATGGCACG GACAAAGGATCAGAAGCTGCAAAATCCATAATTGaagctttgaaaagtaaaggtgtGACAGCTATTGGGGCTGCTGGATTTTGTTGGGGGG GTAAAGTCGTGGTTGAACTTGCAAAATCCAGACTAATCCAAGCTGATGTGCTATTACATCCAGCATTTGTCTCTGTGGATGATATCAAGG GTTGa
- the LOC100802118 gene encoding endo-1,3-1,4-beta-D-glucanase, whose product MSGPQCCSNPPSLNPGGGVGHVDKVGGVDSYFTGSPHSKLAVLMLSDVFGYEAPNLRKLADKVGAAGYYVVVPDLLDGEPFNPQNSDRPFPAWIKDHGPVEKGAEATKPIIEALKSKGVSAIAAVGFCWGAKVVVELAKSRLIQTAVLLHPSFVSLDDIKGVDIPIAILGAEVDQVSPPELVKQFEQVLAAKSGVASFVKIFPKVSHGWAVRYNTEDAETVKVAEEAHQDLLDWLAKHHK is encoded by the exons ATGTCAGGGCCTCAATGCTGTTCAAATCCACCAAGCTTGAACCCCGGTGGAGGAGTTGGGCATGTGGACAAAGTGGGTGGTGTTGATTCCTATTTCACTGGATCTCCTCACTCCAAACTCGCTGTTCTTATGCTCTCCGATGTTTTTG gataTGAAGCGCCAAATTTAAG GAAGCTTGCTGACAAAGTTGGGGCTGCTGGGTATTATGTAGTTGTTCCTGACCTCTTGGATGGCGAACCCTTTAATCCTCAGAATTCGGACAGGCCCTTTCCTGCTTGGATAAAAGATCATGGACCAGTG GAGAAAGGTGCTGAAGCTACAAAACCCATAATTGAAGCCTTAAAAAGTAAAGGTGTTTCAGCTATTGCAGCTGTTGGTTTTTGTTGGGGTG cAAAGGTTGTGGTTGAACTTGCGAAATCCAGACTGATCCAAACTGCAGTGCTATTGCATCCATCATTTGTCTCCCTGGATGACATCAAGG GTGTTGATATTCCAATTGCTATACTTGGAGCCGAGGTAGACCAAGTTTCTCCTCCAGAGCTTGTGAAACAATTTGAACAAGTCCTAGCTGCTAAATCTGGG gTTGCcagttttgttaaaatatttccCAAAGTTTCACACGGTTGGGCTGTGAGATATAACACTGAAGATGCAGAAACCGTAAAGGTGGCAGAAGAGGCCCACCAGGACTTGCTGGACTGGCTTGCTAAACATCATAAGTGA
- the LOC547521 gene encoding ribonucleotide reductase small subunit: MGSLENNGVDKARDEQEPILMEQSQRFCMFPIRYKQIWEMYKKAEASFWTAEEVDLSYDVQHWETLSVSEKHFITHVLAFFAASDGIVLENLAARFLSDVQIPEARAFYGFQIAMENIHSEMYSLLLETYIKDSREKHKLFNAIENLPCVARKAEWALSWIHSSTSFAERLVAFACVEGIFFSGSFCAIFWLKKRGLMPGLTFSNELISRDEGLHCDFACLLYSLLRKPLISDQVHKLVHEAVEIETEFVCDALPCALIGMNSVLMSQYIKFVADRLLVALGYQRKYNVENPFDWMEFISLQGKANFFERRVGDYQKASVMSSLQDAGKNFVFKLDEDF; the protein is encoded by the exons ATGGGGTCTTTGGAAAATAATGGAGTAGACAAAGCAAGGGATGAACAAGAACCAATTCTAATGGAGCAAAGCCAGAGGTTTTGCATGTTCCCCATTCGCTACAAGCAAATTTGGGAGATGTACAAGAAGGCTGAAGCCAGTTTCTGGACTG CTGAAGAGGTTGATCTCTCTTATGATGTACAACATTGGGAGACCTTGTCTGTCTCTGAGAAGCACTTCATAACACATGTCCTAGCTTTTTTTGCTGCTTCTGATGGAATTGTCTTGGAGAATTTGGCTGCAAGGTTTCTGAGTGATGTTCAAATTCCCGAG GCTCGGGCATTTTATGGGTTTCAGATAGCAATGGAGAATATTCATTCAG AGATGTACAGCTTGCTGCTGGAGACGTATattaaagattcaagagaaaaacataaattattcaatGCAATCGAAAATTTGCCTTGTGTTGCAAGGAAGGCAGAATGGGCATTGAGTTGGATTCATAG TTCCACTTCATTTGCAGAGAGACTTGTTGCTTTTGCATGCGTTGAAGGGATATTTTTCTCAGGAAG CTTCTGTGCCATATTCTGGCTTAAAAAGAGAGGATTGATGCCAGGTTTGACATTCTCAAATGAGCTAATCTCTAGAGATGAGGGCCTTCATTGTGATTTTGCTTGTCTTCTGTACAG TTTGTTACGGAAGCCGCTAATTTCTGATCAGGTTCATAAGCTTGTACACGAAGCTGTTGAAATTGAAACTGAGTTTGTGTGTGACGCCCTCCCCTGTGCATTGATTGGCATGAACTCAGTGCTCATGAGCCAGTACATAAAATTTGTTGCTGACAGGCTGTTG GTTGCCTTGGGGTACCAAAGAAAGTACAATGTGGAAAATCCCTTTGATTGGATGGAGTTTATTTCTTTGCA AGGAAAGGCCAACTTTTTCGAGAGAAGGGTGGGTGATTATCAAAAAGCGTCTGTGATGTCAAGCCTCCAAGATGCCGGGAAAAACTTTGTTTTCAAGCTTGATGAGGACTTCTAA
- the LOC100803168 gene encoding uncharacterized protein LOC100803168 → MGTLVGHVAPGFGFLLIGLWHLFNHIKLHALNPKSYKGPSWFPSAKFRYIELVLIMVGSTASVAMELFIGPERHQPLDPDGTIPSNHLHNFEHSSISITFFLYAACAIILDRARVQAQFELTQLLGAIAFAQQLLLFHLHSADHMGPEGQYHLLLQILVFVSVSTALIGIVLPHSFLVNFVRSVSIFFQGLWLIVMGFMLWTPSLIPKGCYMNDEDGHMVVRCSSHEALHRAISLVNIEFSWFIIGVTVFAVSLYLVLVKVYGEKKVEYFSLGNEDEESNDDVESQKSGAFDHSSKSFIQVGKIFSQNDMER, encoded by the coding sequence ATGGGCACTCTAGTGGGACATGTGGCTCCAGGTTTTGGTTTCTTGTTGATAGGTTTGTGGCACCTCTTTAACCACATCAAGCTCCACGCCCTTAACCCAAAGTCCTACAAGGGCCCATCATGGTTCCCAAGTGCCAAGTTCAGATACATAGAGCTTGTGCTCATCATGGTTGGCTCCACAGCCTCCGTAGCCATGGAACTCTTCATAGGCCCTGAGCGGCACCAACCTCTTGACCCAGATGGAACCATTCCCTCCAACCATCTCCACAACTTCGAGCACTCTTCAATCTCCATCACCTTCTTCCTCTACGCAGCATGTGCCATCATCTTGGACCGGGCCCGAGTCCAGGCCCAATTCGAACTAACCCAATTGCTTGGGGCCATAGCCTTTGCCCAACAACTGCTTCTCTTCCATCTTCATTCCGCGGACCACATGGGCCCAGAAGGACAATACCATCTTTTGTTACAGATTTTGGTCTTTGTTTCAGTCTCCACCGCCCTCATTGGAATTGTGCTCCCCCATAGCTTCTTGGTCAACTTTGTTCGCTCCGTCAGCATATTCTTCCAGGGTTTGTGGCTTATTGTGATGGGCTTCATGCTTTGGACACCTTCACTCATACCCAAAGGTTGTTACATGAACGACGAGGATGGTCACATGGTCGTTAGATGCTCTTCTCACGAGGCACTTCACCGCGCTATTTCACTTGTCAACATCGAATTCAGTTGGTTCATTATCGGTGTGACCGTTTTTGCGGTTTCTTTGTACTTGGTTTTGGTAAAAGTTTATGGGGAGAAGAAGGTGGAGTATTTTTCGTTGGGGAATGAGGATGAAGAGTCAAACGACGACGTTGAGTCACAAAAGAGCGGTGCCTTTGATCACAGCAGCAAAAGCTTCATTCAGGTGGGCAAAATCTTTTCTCAAAATGACATGGAAAGGTAG